ACATTTAGTAGTTACTCGAAATAAgacctttttttctctttgattaAATTAATTTAGGAAGCTTAGGATATAAGTAGTAATAAGTAATATATATGCAATATACATGTAATAAAATACTAATTTGAAGCAGGGACGAGGTTGGAGTATCCTCCCTGTCTCCTGCTCCGTCCCCTTGCCTTTTACTCTCCCGTGACGTGGACAATCGCGGACACCCACTTTTATTACCATCCTCATGTTCAaacaaatttaatcattttCCTATTGTGCAAATTGGACATTATCTCTCTTATTTTGAGGCTCGTCAACCGCAATTCATTATCAGAAGGGACACATACATTGGTATTGGCTATACACGTGCAGCCATGCCTAAAATTCAATTGAAAGGAAATGGAGTAAAAAATTGAAACTCCCATGGATAAATCGTACTTACTGTGCAGGCGAGATCTTGCAAGTTGAGCCAAAATCGAATGCGATATCAACTCGCTTGCAACCACAATAAAAAGTAGGCCAAGGCTTTCTCTCCCAGGGTCATTTCGATCACAGGGGATCCTCAATGCCACTTTTTCAGTGATAATTTAGTACCATTTCTGTATTTATGTCAAGTATCATGTTTATATAATTTGTCGTGtgctatttatttaaatttcttctatCGTCACGTGATAAGTGAGATTGACACTGAATTTGTTACCGAACAGTGATACAGAGAATTCTAACTGAGTTCGGATAGATTGAGTTAAATACCTCACGATTTAGCAAATGACTACTATTTATGCTAGTGGAACCTATGGATGAAATCATTAAATCTAGTTGCAGAATATATTTTACTAAGTTGCAGAATACTACTCATTACCTTCCCCAAAATCAAAAGCAACTCCCAAAAGAAAAAGGCTACAATTTGATTGTTGATATGTAAATATGAGCAACAAGACGATGATATATCTGTTCATTCATTGGTGTAGCTGCAGGGGTGCTAGGCCTGTTTGTCATGGTTACACTTACCCCTGCAGCTGCAGTAGAAAAGGATGCATCGCCATTCGCCAGTTACCAAATGGTAAGAGACGGACAACTTCACTTTGCCATCTGAGCCTCACCCAGGATTTTGTAGGCAAGTGTTGGAAGAATATCACTGAATAATGTGGGTAAGAAATTTACCTCGGAATCTTCAAAGATCATGGGACTGTTTCTACCGGTTGTTGTGACAATCTAGTGGGCATTGGAATAAAACGTCATGAAATTATTGTTTTGTCGTCTGTACAGCTTCTTCAACCCAAACCCGCAAGAGGTGATGCTGACAATATTTTGAAAACGAGTTTTATTGTTTGGAGCAAATGCGTTTACGCCTTGGCCCATGACGTCGAGCCCCCTGCGTCATCCCCATTTGCCGCATTCTGAGTACAGATCTATCTGcatccattttccttttctcttttttttttaaaaaatttttttgtgttttttgttTCGGTGATTAGTTGCTTATTGATGTACACTAATCCTATGACAGTGCAGATTAAATTTCAAGAACGTCTTTACCTAGTGATTGTGAGAGTAACACGAAGAAGATTTTCCTTCCAtcatcaaaaaaagaaaagaaaagagtaaTAGTAGAATCACACACACGTTAGAAGCTATATACACGTACAAAAATTCACAGCGTTACTTCATATTGAGTTTTTATAAGACAGGGATTACACTCCTCTGCAATACCTCTTCCATCCAATTTCTCCGAGGGAGGGACGAGTATACCTAAAATTcaagaataaagaaaaagaatgaccaagttttttttttttttttagggagaCGATGATTATTGTATAACTTATTTATCCTAAACTACAGGAAAGAAGCGCGAGAGCCTAAACAGGCTGTGTTTCGGGCTAGCATGTACACAAACCTTACTAGACCAAAGAAGTAATTTGGCATAacccttgaattttttttactgTAGGTGGAATTTAAACCTTCACCTACAACCCAAGGAAGGACTTAAGATCCTCCCGTGACCACTTAGCCAAGCTCAGCGGTTGAATGAACAAGTTACTTAGTTCTCCTGAAATATGATTAAAACTGGTTTGTGTCAAAATTACGTCGTCTATAACTTTATAGTTTTCGTAAGCATTTCTAAATGTAAAAATTATGGTGTGCTCCAAATATTTATTTCGGGAATACGGATGAACAAATTACATGAAGAAAAGGGCAAAAAGAATAAGCCATTTGTTTTCCAGAGCTAAGAAGCTTAAGCTGGAACTTGGGTGGGAGGAAGCAACCACTTAGAAGCCTCGATGAATCCAAGAGTCAGAAAGGGTTTAACTTCTGCTTCACTAAGCTTCTTGGTGAATGCAGCCCGGCTATTGTTTGTGTCTGAACCTGGTCCGGTGGAACTGAATTCTCCGAACAATACCGTCCTGCAATACACCATTGCCACCATTAGACAAatatccaagaaaacaaaaacaagaaaaggaataacTAATCAGTAACTCTCAgccaacaatatatatatacacacacacacacgcacaagAGCTGTCTTGATAAATCTTGAAAATCGTGTTCGCTGGCGTATACATTAAATATGAATAAAACTTACTTCTCAGTCTCCGGATGGAAGTTATTAGACCAGCCTGCTGGGATTACCGCGTCGCTCATATCCGTGTAGGCAAACACGACCTTGCCATAAGGCATCCAAGTTCTGCCCAAGTAAGCAGTGCGACCTGTGCCAGTGACTTTGCAGTGGACAAATGAGTATCCTGTATCTTCAGCATCGGTGTGCCTCGCCTGTGCGGTGATCCATGCCTGTTGGTCGCCTGGGATAACATGCATCTCAACATTCTGCAATATGAATCACATTCAAGATTTCATCCACAGCTTGTTCGCATTCTTCATGAAAATGATCAGAAAAGAAGTAAAAGATGATGAATTGATCTTCTATTGTTACTAATATTTTACCAAGTAGATGGATTTTCCGTTGCCAAAAATGAAATCTACGGTGCCTTCGATGTAGCAATCCTTGAACAAGTGCTTTCCTTTGTCGTCGCAAAGGGTGTCTTGAAAACCAAGGAATTTGCAGTTGTAAAAGGAAGCCTTATCCCCTCCAATTCTCACAGCCAATGCCTGGGCACCCTTCACGTCGCCGTTTGGCCTTGGTGCTAAGTTCTTGAGCAATTCGAAGCAACCCAAGATGTGATCGATCAGAAACAAGACcttcaaggaaaaagaaacaagaacaaTGCGTGCTGGCTATATATATAGTTCGCTTACCGCAAGAATGAGGTTAGCGGCGTTGAAGTAATCAGATTCAACAATCAAGGTGGCACTTTCCACGGTTCCATACTTGGCCGCTGTACCATCAAACACTAGAGTAGGCAAATTGTTTGGATCTCCAATTATTGAGATGAATGGCTTGTTACGTTCAATCTTGATTTTCTCTGTATAGTTTCCGGGGCCAAGTGAAATGATGATGCGGTTGGTATTGTCATTTGGGATGCTATTGATGGCATCGGCTATAGTCTTGAACTCACCGCTTCCGTCGCTCTTGAGCTTGATGATTCTGGGATTGGCTTCTGCAGTGACTAGTGCCGGGTCCAAAGTGTCTTTCCGGGATGCCAAAGGCTGCACATTTTGCTCAAACCAGCTATTCAATTGAGCCTTATCACCGGGGGCAGGTACAGTATCATCTGAAAGAACAACAGGAATGAAGAGAAGGGTTGAAAAAAGGATTGCTTTGTTCAGGGCCATGTTACCCATGTCGGTTTGTTTTTTACTTGCTAATTATGCTTTCTTGGAAGCCAGCAATTGGCGAAGGTAAATGGAGGAAACCAGGTTGTTCTTATAGACTGCGACGTGAAACCAGAGACACAGATGAACATGCGCCAGAGAGAAGTCATCGGGAAAGATTGTGGTTGTGTTTTTTGTGGCTTAGAATCAGTTTTTGTAATGGCAAGATGGCGCCTTTTATGAATCTGGAAAAATGCCAACtgtattttttttagaaaaaaattaatttagtttCCCTTATTTTTCCACGTATACTAATTCTTGCGGTGAGGGGTCATCCAGCTGCTTTTCGCAGTGCTTTAGGTAGTTTGCCAGTAACAGTATCTTTCTCATTATCCGAGAAAGTCTTAATGCTATGTGTTTGCATTACATATCCTCagtgacaggttgtcgaagcctgtgcaataataaagtTAAACCTATTTATcagttaaaatgaccaaaacccaattccaagtactggagcagggactctaggtgtgcaatgggttacttgattcaccctgttcccgaagagtgtgcttgatccgatatacccgaatggaatGACTATTCCTTTTCACAAATGATTAGGAATTTGTagacagggcaagtagggtcgtatccacagagactgggtatatttgtttcttaagaaatccaaagtaacacagggggtgattttgtaggaacgacgataattaaataaattcaaatgagaaaataaaaataaactgtcgcgccccattttttgataaaatgaataaatgatttaaaaaatgtatttttcgaggcaatttgtgattggaaaatgaattgtgatttaaaagaaaaatgggtctaaatgggggtttgagaatgcgacgatttgacccaaaattatagtttaaaaagggttattaaaactaaatacggagtcgccacttggtaatgagttaaggtgtaccaagtcacctacaaaatgtatttttaaaaaaataggaaaaagtagtgagaaaccctttttaaacgactcctagtctacgtaaaccaaagaaaaaggttcgggagtcacatttgacaaaggggaagacaaggataaaatccaaggcaaaagccacactcgtctatatcccatatttaaggggactctcaagcaaatgaacccctataaactagcatgaaatgcaaaaacctaaattgagagggaagggattagaggggcatgcaaaatgataaaactaagaaaaatgcatgacatgtaatgaacatgcaaacatgtactaacgaggggaaatccctaagggtcta
This portion of the Coffea arabica cultivar ET-39 chromosome 2e, Coffea Arabica ET-39 HiFi, whole genome shotgun sequence genome encodes:
- the LOC113721067 gene encoding pectinesterase 1-like → MGNMALNKAILFSTLLFIPVVLSDDTVPAPGDKAQLNSWFEQNVQPLASRKDTLDPALVTAEANPRIIKLKSDGSGEFKTIADAINSIPNDNTNRIIISLGPGNYTEKIKIERNKPFISIIGDPNNLPTLVFDGTAAKYGTVESATLIVESDYFNAANLILANLAPRPNGDVKGAQALAVRIGGDKASFYNCKFLGFQDTLCDDKGKHLFKDCYIEGTVDFIFGNGKSIYLNVEMHVIPGDQQAWITAQARHTDAEDTGYSFVHCKVTGTGRTAYLGRTWMPYGKVVFAYTDMSDAVIPAGWSNNFHPETEKTVLFGEFSSTGPGSDTNNSRAAFTKKLSEAEVKPFLTLGFIEASKWLLPPTQVPA